A part of Scophthalmus maximus strain ysfricsl-2021 chromosome 20, ASM2237912v1, whole genome shotgun sequence genomic DNA contains:
- the alpk2 gene encoding alpha-protein kinase 2 isoform X1 — MDLSLLCTHDQTRSPASLTDSQTGDLDSIPLLHGPRGNTLSAYETGTQTMPDLPLQADESTETLTNVSACLSHEKSADSDRFKLSSPGYNVSHCFPLCSQPVPTDNDLRVHSYFGSSEPMLTLLPHLTHNLTSPPSETFSEFYVKQQPALSVPLIQDNTAPGAMSSISEGLMEMSTAEPLTRLSFSSEHGRATYPLGSSSPHSDSSESDKAEAPMSDLYIFETETRDFLLNPNVDPHEMKCPDCQPLSQIEEKEVQHYCNTDALRCDSADTLTKSRHSSSEEQATVYYESDVGQHAGPRPPAAHACEASSMSVNDERRPTAEVSGLTPKARQSHSPVELWLDACQYLAGEDTIAMDVLDGTSRSVTQQGPSVTGDLSLPPGETRESGCHSEGREGIGWSCEDTRGWGPPVERWSSVDSWASALSDWSGIFTASPGDITTAFTEIGAEIDALTQALAGVNTDTNTETSQERQSRKTAALVRPQPPMGIQDQPRGAESLCDFTATTQGEEQPEEIQSSQSESCTCPIHPHSPMGSSSAVVAFPGGYGKDVTAATLVPGSSSSYRFDPSQFGGYDDPSETDIFISKEDPIILNITEDTDLEEGIGEPGGDGLCEVTDEHRTSQPRSLAKRSGGRAKVDGEGTESSPDPHFLNTHTLTNSHVPGVDTQPGLHANVHTHVLPDTLPDLDGSCQVEPQWASPKFIMPLAPLSTSSSLLCWTGRSLERDQVCAKRSLNDNRGLSCDHVQPCVIWPTSDEITDKPSSHCCAKLTHKEESTIDSAEKSSPEGQLDLHTGNTSECFLPERKSIIEEINDLSRELSNLADVPADHFVISEKKRVAVITLEVNDPFFSRPAKPIAAAVPSEKFELNQKTTEKMPHKPNKHRSESKPRSKKDKSAGHHHGAQVSIKQENLSHHVSAPQTSKEQEIHLPTEENHTIEKNPPAGLEDNQAKLRTETDVAAEKAPSKPHGKKKKKHGQNATALKNVGEPLVDEEHAAKPKSAKGRLDVFEARLGAKAEKAQKDSALSDGAEKKPQQLEAKASQGERPAHYPEHKDHQPKTFARPLNDDVIKRRRLSEDKFGKILRALESKLPKPDVCTKARAEEPKADAGASHKKPYSEVVKQKVPPKEDPKVVQPIQAASVSGEPQSLSLWCQFAAVFYDHTATWSREGTRLAEIKRSAGDESRVSLTISDASHKDLGKYQCRLSSSRASVNLDYLLTYEVLSEIIIPPSPKTISSAPVSVGSDEEDVRCSRLMFKEDFLSHQYFGENHPVSIITEKVHFGEGMHRRAFRTLLQAGQMPLLLPGHTCVLKVHNSISYGTKNNDELIEKNFTLAVEECQVQNTAREYIKAYTAAARSAEAFGDVPEIIPIYLVHRPSNDIPYATLEEELIGDFVKYSVKDGKEINLLRRDSEAGQKCCSFQHWVYHSTEGNLLVTDMQGVGMRLTDVGIATCKKGYKGFKGNCSTSFIDQFKALHQCNTYCEILGLKSLQPKAKKATSAPKPKPQPPAAPKKKNFGPTVKGKS, encoded by the exons ATGGATCTGTCACTGCTTTGCACGCACGACCAAACACGGTCACCGGCGTCTCTCACGGACAGTCAAACGGGGGATTTAGACTCCATTCCTCTTTTGCACGGTCCTAGAGGAAACACACTGTCTGCATATGAGACAGGAACACAGACCATGCCAGATCTCCCGCTCCAGGCTGACGAATCCACTGAGACTTTAACAAACGTTTCCGCATGCCTCTCTCATGAGAAAAGCGCTGACTCAGACCGTTTTAAGCTCTCATCACCCGGCTATAATGTCTCACATTGTTTTCCACTTTGCTCACAGCCTGTGCCAACGGATAATGATCTCAGGGTTCATTCCTATTTCGGCTCATCAGAACCCATGTTAACTCTTTTACCTCACCTGACCCACAACCTTACCTCACCCCCATCTGAAACTTTCTCAGAGTTTTACGTGAAACAACAGCCAGCCCTCTCCGTTCCTCTCATTCAAGACAACACTGCACCTGGGGCCATGTCATCTATTTCTGAGGGTTTGATGGAAATGTCCACCGCTGAGCCTCTCACCAGGCTCAGCTTCAGCTCCGAACACGGTCGAGCCACTTATCCGCTGGGTTCATCGTCACCTCACTCTGATAGTTCAGAGAGTGACAAAGCTGAGGCACCTATGTCGGACCTTTACATCTTTGAGACTGAGACGCGGGACTTCCTGCTGAACCCTAATGTAGATCCCCATGAGATGAAATGTCCCGATTGCCAGCCATTATCacaaatagaagaaaaagaggtgCAGCATTACTGCAATACAGATGCTCTGAGGTGTGATTCAGCAGACACGCTGACAAAAAGTCGTCACAGCTCTAGTGAGGAACAGGCTACGGTGTATTATGAGTCAGACGTGGGACAACATGCAGGGCCGAGACCACCTGCTGCGCATGCCTGTGAGGCGAGCTCGATGTCAGTAAATGATGAGAGACGTCCGACTGCAGAGGTCAGCGGTTTAACCCCCAAGGCACGACAGAGCCACAGCCCTGTCGAGCTGTGGCTGGACGCATGTCAGTATCTGGCAGGTGAGGACACAATAGCTATGGATGTTTTGGACGGGACGAGTCGTTCTGTGACGCAACAGGGACCCTCAGTCACCGGTGACTTATCTTTACCGCCTGGAGAGACACGGGAGTCAGGTTGCCACTCCGAAGGCAGGGAGGGGATTGGCTGGTCCTGCGAAGACACCAGAGGCTGGGGGCCACCGGTTGAGAGGTGGTCATCAGTGGACAGCTGGGCGAGTGCACTCTCGGACTGGTCCGGGATCTTCACAGCCTCGCCAGGGGACATCACAACTGCCTTCACAGAGATAGGAGCTGAGATAGATGCTTTGACGCAGGCACTAGCAGGGGTTAATACTgatacaaacacagagacatctcaagagagacagagtcggAAGACAGCAGCGCTGGTCCGACCGCAGCCACCCATGGGCATCCAGGATCAGCCTCGGGGCGCTGAATCTTTGTGTGATTTCACTGCTACCACACAAGGAGAAGAGCAGCCAGAAGAAATCCAGAGCAGCCAGAGTGAGTCCTGTACATGCCCCATTCACCCGCACTCACCCATGGGTTCATCCAGTGCTGTGGTGGCCTTTCCTGGAGGATACGGTAAAGATGTGACTGCAGCTACACTCGTCCCTGGATCTTCTTCCTCTTATCGTTTTGACCCATCTCAGTTTGGCGGATATGACGACCCCTCGGAGACAGACATTTTCATCAGCAAAGAAGATCCCATCATACTGAACATAACAGAGGACACAGACTTGGAGGAAGGAATTGGAGAG CCCGGTGGAGACGGACTGTGTGAAGTGACAGATGAACACAGAACTTCCCAGCCACGTTCGCTGGCTAAAAGGAGCGGTGGGCGGGCCAAGGTTGATGGTGAAGGAACTGAATCTTCACCGGATCCTCActtcctcaacacacacactctgaccaaCTCACATGTGCCCGGTGTGGACACACAACCTGGTCTGCATGCCAATgttcacacacacgtgttgcCCGACACTTTACCAGACCTTGACGGCTCATGTCAGGTGGAGCCACAGTGGGCGAGTCCTAAGTTTATTATGCCCTTGGCTCCCCTCAGCACGAGCTCCTCCCTCCTATGTTGGACAGGCAGAAGTTTGGAAAGAGATCAAGTTTGTGCCAAAAGGTCTCTCAATGACAACAGAGGCCTAAGTTGTGATCACGTACAACCCTGCGTTATTTGGCCAACCTCAGATGAGATTACTGACAAACCCTCCTCGCATTGTTGTGCAAAGCTGACTCATAAAGAAGAAAGTACAATAGACTCTGCTGAGAAATCTTCCCCAGAAGGACAACTGGACTTACACACCGGCAACACCTCTGAGTGTTTCCTCCCTGAGAGAAAGTCAATAATTGAGGAGATTAATGACCTCAGTAGAGAACTCTCAAACTTGGCCGATGTGCCTGCAGATCATTTCGTCATCTCAGAGAAAAAACGGGTTGCAGTCATCACTTTAGAAGTGAATGACCCATTTTTCTCCAGGCCTGCGAAGCCTATCGCCGCAGCGGTACCATCTGAAAAGTTTGAGCTGAATCAGAAAACGACTGAAAAGATGCCTCACAAACCTAACAAGCACAGGTCGGAGAGCAAGCCACGCTCCAAAAAGGACAAATCCGCAGGTCACCATCATGGCGCACAGGTTTCCATCAAGCAGGAGAATTTATCTCACCATGTGTCAGCTCCGCAGACCAGCAAAGAGCAAGAAATTCATCTTCCTACTGAAGAAAATCATACCATTGAGAAGAATCCTCCAGCTGGACTTGAGGACAATCAGGCTAAATTGAGGACTGAAACCGACGTGGCAGCTGAGAAGGCTCCAAGCAAACCAcatggtaaaaagaaaaagaaacatggtCAGAATGCAACTGCTCTTAAGAACGTAGGGGAGCCACTGGTCGACGAGGAGCATGCAGCGAAACCAAAGTCAGCAAAAGGAAGGCTTGACGTGTTCGAGGCCAGGCTGGGCGCCAAAGCTGAGAAAGCTCAAAAGGACAGTGCTCTGTCAGATGGTGCTGAGAAAAAGCCCCAGCAGCTGGAGGCTAAAGCATCGCAGGGAGAACGACCTGCGCATTATCCAGAGCATAAAGACCACCAGCCAAAAACCTTCGCCAGGCCTCTGAACGACGACGTGATTAAGAGACGACGTCTATCAGAGGATAAGTTTGGCAAGATCCTTAGAGCCTTGGAGTCGAAACTACCAAAGCCAGACGTTTGTACTAAGGCGAGGGCAGAGGAGCCCAAGGCCGACGCTGGAGCGAGTCATAAAAAGCCATACAGTGAGGTGGTCAAACAGAAAGTCCCACCCAAGGAAG ACCCCAAGGTGGTGCAGCCCATCCAGGCGGCGTCGGTGAGCGGGGAGCCCCAGAGTCTGTCCCTGTGGTGCCAGTTTGCCGCCGTCTTCTACGACCACACGGCCACCTGGAGCCGAGAGGGCACTCGCCTCGCTGAGATCAAGAGAAG TGCAGGGGATGAGAGCAGAGTGTCACTCACCATCTCCGACGCTTCTCACAAAGACTTGGGCAAGTACCAGTGTCGGCTCAGCAGCTCTCGTGCGTCGGTCAACCTGGACTACCTGCTCACATACGAAG TGCTCAGTGAGATAATCATTCCTCCATCACCCAAGACCATCTCAT CTGCTCCTGTCTCGGTGGGAAGTGACGAAGAGGACGTCCGCTGTTCCAGGCTGATGTTCAAAGAGGATTTCCTATCCCACCAATACTTTGGCGAAAACCATCCTGTCAGCATCATCACCGAAAAGGTCCACTTTGGGGAGGGAATGCACCGGCGGGCTTTCCGGACCTTGCTGCAGGCGGGTCAAATGCCTCTTCTGCTGCCCGGACACACCTGCGTGCTCAAAGTTCACAACTCCATCAGCTACGGGACCAAGAACAACGACGAGCTCATCGAGAAGAACTTCACCTTGGCTGTGGAG GAGTGTCAGGTCCAGAATACGGCGAGAGAGTACATCAAGGCGTACACCGCTGCAGCTCGGTCTGCTGAAGCCTTCGGAGACGTGCCAGA GATCATTCCTATCTACCTGGTCCACCGTCCATCCAACGACATCCCCTACGCcacactggaggaggagctgatcgGTGACTTTGTCAAGTATTCGGTCAAGGACGGCAAAGAGATCAACCTGCTGAGACGCGACTCGGAGGCCGGACAGAAATGTTGCTCTTTCCAGCACTGGGTCTACCACAGCACCGAGGGCAACCTGCTGGTCACGGACATGCAAG GAGTGGGAATGAGGCTCACCGACGTGGGAATAGCCACTTGTAAGAAAGG gTACAAGGGCTTCAAAGGAAACTGTTCCACCTCCTTCATCGACCAGTTCAAAGCCTTGCACCAGTGCAACACCTACTGTGAGATCCTGGGCCTCAAATCCCTTCAGCCTAAAGCCAAAAAGGCCACGTCTGCCCCCAAACCCAAACCCCAACCCCCTGCTGCAcccaagaagaaaaactttgggCCAACAGTGAAGGGCAAGTCATAA
- the alpk2 gene encoding alpha-protein kinase 2 isoform X2 encodes MDLSLLCTHDQTRSPASLTDSQTGDLDSIPLLHGPRGNTLSAYETGTQTMPDLPLQADESTETLTNVSACLSHEKSADSDRFKLSSPGYNVSHCFPLCSQPVPTDNDLRVHSYFGSSEPMLTLLPHLTHNLTSPPSETFSEFYVKQQPALSVPLIQDNTAPGAMSSISEGLMEMSTAEPLTRLSFSSEHGRATYPLGSSSPHSDSSESDKAEAPMSDLYIFETETRDFLLNPNVDPHEMKCPDCQPLSQIEEKEVQHYCNTDALRCDSADTLTKSRHSSSEEQATVYYESDVGQHAGPRPPAAHACEASSMSVNDERRPTAEVSGLTPKARQSHSPVELWLDACQYLAGEDTIAMDVLDGTSRSVTQQGPSVTGDLSLPPGETRESGCHSEGREGIGWSCEDTRGWGPPVERWSSVDSWASALSDWSGIFTASPGDITTAFTEIGAEIDALTQALAGVNTDTNTETSQERQSRKTAALVRPQPPMGIQDQPRGAESLCDFTATTQGEEQPEEIQSSQSESCTCPIHPHSPMGSSSAVVAFPGGYGKDVTAATLVPGSSSSYRFDPSQFGGYDDPSETDIFISKEDPIILNITEDTDLEEGIGEPGGDGLCEVTDEHRTSQPRSLAKRSGGRAKVDGEGTESSPDPHFLNTHTLTNSHVPGVDTQPGLHANVHTHVLPDTLPDLDGSCQVEPQWASPKFIMPLAPLSTSSSLLCWTGRSLERDQVCAKRSLNDNRGLSCDHVQPCVIWPTSDEITDKPSSHCCAKLTHKEESTIDSAEKSSPEGQLDLHTGNTSECFLPERKSIIEEINDLSRELSNLADVPADHFVISEKKRVAVITLEVNDPFFSRPAKPIAAAVPSEKFELNQKTTEKMPHKPNKHRSESKPRSKKDKSAGHHHGAQVSIKQENLSHHVSAPQTSKEQEIHLPTEENHTIEKNPPAGLEDNQAKLRTETDVAAEKAPSKPHGKKKKKHGQNATALKNVGEPLVDEEHAAKPKSAKGRLDVFEARLGAKAEKAQKDSALSDGAEKKPQQLEAKASQGERPAHYPEHKDHQPKTFARPLNDDVIKRRRLSEDKFGKILRALESKLPKPDVCTKARAEEPKADAGASHKKPYSEVVKQKVPPKEDPKVVQPIQAASVSGEPQSLSLWCQFAAVFYDHTATWSREGTRLAEIKRSAGDESRVSLTISDASHKDLGKYQCRLSSSRASVNLDYLLTYEDKGQHIVFYPAAPVSVGSDEEDVRCSRLMFKEDFLSHQYFGENHPVSIITEKVHFGEGMHRRAFRTLLQAGQMPLLLPGHTCVLKVHNSISYGTKNNDELIEKNFTLAVEECQVQNTAREYIKAYTAAARSAEAFGDVPEIIPIYLVHRPSNDIPYATLEEELIGDFVKYSVKDGKEINLLRRDSEAGQKCCSFQHWVYHSTEGNLLVTDMQGVGMRLTDVGIATCKKGYKGFKGNCSTSFIDQFKALHQCNTYCEILGLKSLQPKAKKATSAPKPKPQPPAAPKKKNFGPTVKGKS; translated from the exons ATGGATCTGTCACTGCTTTGCACGCACGACCAAACACGGTCACCGGCGTCTCTCACGGACAGTCAAACGGGGGATTTAGACTCCATTCCTCTTTTGCACGGTCCTAGAGGAAACACACTGTCTGCATATGAGACAGGAACACAGACCATGCCAGATCTCCCGCTCCAGGCTGACGAATCCACTGAGACTTTAACAAACGTTTCCGCATGCCTCTCTCATGAGAAAAGCGCTGACTCAGACCGTTTTAAGCTCTCATCACCCGGCTATAATGTCTCACATTGTTTTCCACTTTGCTCACAGCCTGTGCCAACGGATAATGATCTCAGGGTTCATTCCTATTTCGGCTCATCAGAACCCATGTTAACTCTTTTACCTCACCTGACCCACAACCTTACCTCACCCCCATCTGAAACTTTCTCAGAGTTTTACGTGAAACAACAGCCAGCCCTCTCCGTTCCTCTCATTCAAGACAACACTGCACCTGGGGCCATGTCATCTATTTCTGAGGGTTTGATGGAAATGTCCACCGCTGAGCCTCTCACCAGGCTCAGCTTCAGCTCCGAACACGGTCGAGCCACTTATCCGCTGGGTTCATCGTCACCTCACTCTGATAGTTCAGAGAGTGACAAAGCTGAGGCACCTATGTCGGACCTTTACATCTTTGAGACTGAGACGCGGGACTTCCTGCTGAACCCTAATGTAGATCCCCATGAGATGAAATGTCCCGATTGCCAGCCATTATCacaaatagaagaaaaagaggtgCAGCATTACTGCAATACAGATGCTCTGAGGTGTGATTCAGCAGACACGCTGACAAAAAGTCGTCACAGCTCTAGTGAGGAACAGGCTACGGTGTATTATGAGTCAGACGTGGGACAACATGCAGGGCCGAGACCACCTGCTGCGCATGCCTGTGAGGCGAGCTCGATGTCAGTAAATGATGAGAGACGTCCGACTGCAGAGGTCAGCGGTTTAACCCCCAAGGCACGACAGAGCCACAGCCCTGTCGAGCTGTGGCTGGACGCATGTCAGTATCTGGCAGGTGAGGACACAATAGCTATGGATGTTTTGGACGGGACGAGTCGTTCTGTGACGCAACAGGGACCCTCAGTCACCGGTGACTTATCTTTACCGCCTGGAGAGACACGGGAGTCAGGTTGCCACTCCGAAGGCAGGGAGGGGATTGGCTGGTCCTGCGAAGACACCAGAGGCTGGGGGCCACCGGTTGAGAGGTGGTCATCAGTGGACAGCTGGGCGAGTGCACTCTCGGACTGGTCCGGGATCTTCACAGCCTCGCCAGGGGACATCACAACTGCCTTCACAGAGATAGGAGCTGAGATAGATGCTTTGACGCAGGCACTAGCAGGGGTTAATACTgatacaaacacagagacatctcaagagagacagagtcggAAGACAGCAGCGCTGGTCCGACCGCAGCCACCCATGGGCATCCAGGATCAGCCTCGGGGCGCTGAATCTTTGTGTGATTTCACTGCTACCACACAAGGAGAAGAGCAGCCAGAAGAAATCCAGAGCAGCCAGAGTGAGTCCTGTACATGCCCCATTCACCCGCACTCACCCATGGGTTCATCCAGTGCTGTGGTGGCCTTTCCTGGAGGATACGGTAAAGATGTGACTGCAGCTACACTCGTCCCTGGATCTTCTTCCTCTTATCGTTTTGACCCATCTCAGTTTGGCGGATATGACGACCCCTCGGAGACAGACATTTTCATCAGCAAAGAAGATCCCATCATACTGAACATAACAGAGGACACAGACTTGGAGGAAGGAATTGGAGAG CCCGGTGGAGACGGACTGTGTGAAGTGACAGATGAACACAGAACTTCCCAGCCACGTTCGCTGGCTAAAAGGAGCGGTGGGCGGGCCAAGGTTGATGGTGAAGGAACTGAATCTTCACCGGATCCTCActtcctcaacacacacactctgaccaaCTCACATGTGCCCGGTGTGGACACACAACCTGGTCTGCATGCCAATgttcacacacacgtgttgcCCGACACTTTACCAGACCTTGACGGCTCATGTCAGGTGGAGCCACAGTGGGCGAGTCCTAAGTTTATTATGCCCTTGGCTCCCCTCAGCACGAGCTCCTCCCTCCTATGTTGGACAGGCAGAAGTTTGGAAAGAGATCAAGTTTGTGCCAAAAGGTCTCTCAATGACAACAGAGGCCTAAGTTGTGATCACGTACAACCCTGCGTTATTTGGCCAACCTCAGATGAGATTACTGACAAACCCTCCTCGCATTGTTGTGCAAAGCTGACTCATAAAGAAGAAAGTACAATAGACTCTGCTGAGAAATCTTCCCCAGAAGGACAACTGGACTTACACACCGGCAACACCTCTGAGTGTTTCCTCCCTGAGAGAAAGTCAATAATTGAGGAGATTAATGACCTCAGTAGAGAACTCTCAAACTTGGCCGATGTGCCTGCAGATCATTTCGTCATCTCAGAGAAAAAACGGGTTGCAGTCATCACTTTAGAAGTGAATGACCCATTTTTCTCCAGGCCTGCGAAGCCTATCGCCGCAGCGGTACCATCTGAAAAGTTTGAGCTGAATCAGAAAACGACTGAAAAGATGCCTCACAAACCTAACAAGCACAGGTCGGAGAGCAAGCCACGCTCCAAAAAGGACAAATCCGCAGGTCACCATCATGGCGCACAGGTTTCCATCAAGCAGGAGAATTTATCTCACCATGTGTCAGCTCCGCAGACCAGCAAAGAGCAAGAAATTCATCTTCCTACTGAAGAAAATCATACCATTGAGAAGAATCCTCCAGCTGGACTTGAGGACAATCAGGCTAAATTGAGGACTGAAACCGACGTGGCAGCTGAGAAGGCTCCAAGCAAACCAcatggtaaaaagaaaaagaaacatggtCAGAATGCAACTGCTCTTAAGAACGTAGGGGAGCCACTGGTCGACGAGGAGCATGCAGCGAAACCAAAGTCAGCAAAAGGAAGGCTTGACGTGTTCGAGGCCAGGCTGGGCGCCAAAGCTGAGAAAGCTCAAAAGGACAGTGCTCTGTCAGATGGTGCTGAGAAAAAGCCCCAGCAGCTGGAGGCTAAAGCATCGCAGGGAGAACGACCTGCGCATTATCCAGAGCATAAAGACCACCAGCCAAAAACCTTCGCCAGGCCTCTGAACGACGACGTGATTAAGAGACGACGTCTATCAGAGGATAAGTTTGGCAAGATCCTTAGAGCCTTGGAGTCGAAACTACCAAAGCCAGACGTTTGTACTAAGGCGAGGGCAGAGGAGCCCAAGGCCGACGCTGGAGCGAGTCATAAAAAGCCATACAGTGAGGTGGTCAAACAGAAAGTCCCACCCAAGGAAG ACCCCAAGGTGGTGCAGCCCATCCAGGCGGCGTCGGTGAGCGGGGAGCCCCAGAGTCTGTCCCTGTGGTGCCAGTTTGCCGCCGTCTTCTACGACCACACGGCCACCTGGAGCCGAGAGGGCACTCGCCTCGCTGAGATCAAGAGAAG TGCAGGGGATGAGAGCAGAGTGTCACTCACCATCTCCGACGCTTCTCACAAAGACTTGGGCAAGTACCAGTGTCGGCTCAGCAGCTCTCGTGCGTCGGTCAACCTGGACTACCTGCTCACATACGAAG ATAAAGGTCAACATATTGTCTTTTACCCAGCTGCTCCTGTCTCGGTGGGAAGTGACGAAGAGGACGTCCGCTGTTCCAGGCTGATGTTCAAAGAGGATTTCCTATCCCACCAATACTTTGGCGAAAACCATCCTGTCAGCATCATCACCGAAAAGGTCCACTTTGGGGAGGGAATGCACCGGCGGGCTTTCCGGACCTTGCTGCAGGCGGGTCAAATGCCTCTTCTGCTGCCCGGACACACCTGCGTGCTCAAAGTTCACAACTCCATCAGCTACGGGACCAAGAACAACGACGAGCTCATCGAGAAGAACTTCACCTTGGCTGTGGAG GAGTGTCAGGTCCAGAATACGGCGAGAGAGTACATCAAGGCGTACACCGCTGCAGCTCGGTCTGCTGAAGCCTTCGGAGACGTGCCAGA GATCATTCCTATCTACCTGGTCCACCGTCCATCCAACGACATCCCCTACGCcacactggaggaggagctgatcgGTGACTTTGTCAAGTATTCGGTCAAGGACGGCAAAGAGATCAACCTGCTGAGACGCGACTCGGAGGCCGGACAGAAATGTTGCTCTTTCCAGCACTGGGTCTACCACAGCACCGAGGGCAACCTGCTGGTCACGGACATGCAAG GAGTGGGAATGAGGCTCACCGACGTGGGAATAGCCACTTGTAAGAAAGG gTACAAGGGCTTCAAAGGAAACTGTTCCACCTCCTTCATCGACCAGTTCAAAGCCTTGCACCAGTGCAACACCTACTGTGAGATCCTGGGCCTCAAATCCCTTCAGCCTAAAGCCAAAAAGGCCACGTCTGCCCCCAAACCCAAACCCCAACCCCCTGCTGCAcccaagaagaaaaactttgggCCAACAGTGAAGGGCAAGTCATAA
- the oacyl gene encoding O-acyltransferase like protein, giving the protein MALIFLVFLLFAGTSLELENTLNYTVTQRCEEDTNAFLWEINQERPKEYAVLMYDSFGKMGSNVRGGNANRPGLLQECRSAHGPTFSGQYCQLFLRQDTVEYFVGICVPDSCAGDDVEMLVVSGRLQFGQMSLIPPFPSILVNQSNQQLIMTRCLPTRITPDASHITCLFVCCVMVAIPLAATLFTTIIVWQRSREISPSGESSSLNTGLNLYGTLKSNDSSGSEMNGDISEENNSSDQTPLCFPRGCVNRCLQAFSLQNTSLGVLNTSSSIPGGGYSSLNGIRVLSLLWIICGHNTQLTESSNLDNTNTMRKITESSVLYVFTISGPVYLAVDTFLLLGGLLSARSLLNSINRAEGKLSASLVANYLFNRIKRLQPLHLFIMCFTHGLICVVQWGPYWFPYLDIWMNCKPYWWAHVLLINNLINDPEVCIPWSWYLSLDFQCYATTPLLLYFYKLNKGVFAAVAGGLLLMTTAASAITTALLQLPVFGFSALKSYNYIFRYYTYPHTRYGPFLIGILTGMYLTSKKEQLLKQKWQAALGWFCSLSLMAVVVGLAYVLKETPDHPSVPHALYQGLHRELWSLAVTWIIVACEDGHGGFIKSFLSLGFWLPLSNISFASYLSHPVLILLYMGLQETPTHYTALNFMYLFLGHLVLTLVGSYVLTVLIEKPYLLKYSRT; this is encoded by the exons ATGGCCCTGatatttttggttttccttCTGTTTGCAGGAACTAGTTTAGAGCTGGAAAATACTCTGAACTATACTGTGACTCAAAGATGTGAAGAGGATACCAATGCTTTCCTCTGGGAAATTAACCAGGAGAGACCAAAGGAATATGCTGTTCTCA TGTATGATTCATTTGGAAAGATGGGTAGCAACGTTAGAGGAGGAAATGCCAACCGGCCTGGCTTGCTGCAGGAGTGTCGATCTGCCCACGGTCCCACTTTCTCTGGACAGTACTGCCAATTGTTTCTTCGGCAG GACACGGTCGAGTATTTTGTGGGTATTTGTGTTCCTGACTCCTGTGCAGGAGACGATGTGGAAATGCTGGTGGTGTCCG GGAGACTTCAGTTTGGTCAGATGTCCCTCattcctccttttccctccatCCTGGTGAATCAGTCTAATCAGCAGTTGATCATGACCCGCTGTTTGCCAACAAGGATTACCCCAGATGCATCACATATCACTTGCCT gtttgtgtgttgtgtaatggTTGCGATTCCTCTTGCGGCCACCCTGTTCACCACTATAATAGTGTGGCAAAGGAGCAGGGAGATCAGTCCATCTGGAGAGTCTTCCAGTTTAAACACTGGCCTCAACCTGTATGGCACCCTGAAGTCCAATGACTCATCTGGCAGCGAAATGAATGGCgacatttcagaggaaaata ATAGCAGTGACCAGACACCACTGTGTTTTCCCCGAGGCTGTGTGAACCGGTGCCTGCAGGCCTTTTCCCTACAGAACACCAGCCTAGGAGTCTTGAACACCTCCTCTTCCATCCCAGGAGGAGGCTACTCCTCCCTGAATGGGATCCGTGTTCTCAGCCTGTTATGGATCATTTGTGGCCACAATACACAACTTACTGAATCAAGTAACCTGG ATAACACCAACACCATGAGGAAAATAACAGAGAGCAGCGTCCTGTATGTGTTTACCATCAGCGGACCGGTTTATCTGGCTGTAGACACCTTTTTACTGCTGGG AGGTCTGCTCAGTGCCAGATCCCTGCTAAACTCCATCAACAGGGCTGAAGGCAAACTGAGCGCCTCTTTGGTGGCCAACTACCTCTTCAACAGGATTAAAAG GCTTCAGCCACTACATCTGTTTATTATGTGTTTTACCCACGGCCTCATCTGTGTGGTCCAGTGGGGACCCTACTGGTTTCCATATCTTGATATATGGATGAATTGTAAGCCATACTGGTGGGCTCACGTGCTTTTGATCAACAATCTCATCAATGACCCTGAAGTA TGTATTCCTTGGTCATGGTACTTGTCTCTTGACTTCCAGTGTTATGCCACCACTCCTTTGTTGCTCTATTTTTACAAACT CAACAAAGGTGTGTTTGCAGCCGTGGCAGGAGGCCTGCTGCTGATGACCACTGCTGCCAGTGCTATTACAACTGCACTCCTGCAGCTGCCAGTCTTCGGATTCTCTGCACT gaaaTCTTACAACTATATCTTCCGTTACTATACTTATCCCCACACAAGATATGGGCCATTTTTAATAGGGATCTTGACTGGAATGTACTTGACGTCAAAGAAAGAACAGCTTCTGAAGCAAAAG TGGCAGGCAGCACTTGGTTGGTTTTGCTCTCTTTCCCTCATGGCTGTGGTGGTTGGATTAGCCTACGTCCTAAAGGAGACCCCAGACCATCCATCTGTGCCACATGCCCTCTATCAAGGACTGCATAGAGAACTCTGGTCTTTGGCTGTGACCTGGATCATAGTGGCCTGTGAGGACGGTCATGGAG GTTTTATCAAGAGCTTCTTGTCGTTGGGTTTCTGGCTTCCACTGTCCAATATCAGTTTTGCTAGCTATCTGTCACATCCTGTTTTAATACTCCTCTATATGGGCTTGCAAGAGACCCCTACCCACTACACAGCCTTAAACTTC ATGTACCTGTTCCTTGGTCACCTGGTGCTGACACTGGTGGGGAGTTACGTGTTGACTGTGCTCATTGAGAAGCCCTACCTCCTAAAATACAGCCGAACATAG